Proteins encoded together in one Bradyrhizobium sp. CB82 window:
- a CDS encoding sugar-binding domain-containing protein, whose translation MAMENEKSRLDDAARAGWLYFIAGHTQDEIAKMLQVSRASAQRLVSLCLAERLITFRLEHPIAACMELAARLKERFELAHCEVVPTDPAAPQSTAGIAERCANLLDSTLRSETPVIVALGTGRAVRAAVERVTPIERPNHQIVSLVGNISADGSASFYDTVGRLADRTGARHYPMPLPFLMSSEDERNRMGRIEPIAKVKAIATRADLRLVGIGQMDQKAQVHVDGFVTRDELFEMMRLGAIGEITGWAYDARGRLLKGGTNKRLTSIPPEVPVKTTTIGAAVGAAKVPAIAAALNGRLINGLITDEATARAILER comes from the coding sequence ATGGCGATGGAGAACGAAAAATCCAGGCTTGACGATGCCGCGCGCGCCGGCTGGCTCTACTTCATTGCCGGTCACACGCAAGACGAGATCGCCAAGATGCTCCAGGTCTCGCGTGCCTCGGCGCAGCGGCTGGTCTCGCTGTGCCTTGCCGAGCGCCTGATCACATTCCGGCTCGAACATCCGATCGCCGCCTGCATGGAATTGGCCGCGCGGCTGAAGGAACGCTTCGAGCTTGCCCATTGCGAGGTGGTGCCGACAGATCCCGCGGCGCCACAGTCGACCGCGGGCATTGCCGAGCGCTGCGCAAACCTTCTGGACTCGACGCTGCGTTCCGAAACGCCTGTCATCGTCGCGCTCGGCACCGGGCGCGCGGTCCGCGCAGCGGTCGAGCGCGTCACCCCGATCGAGCGGCCGAATCACCAGATCGTCTCGCTGGTCGGCAACATCTCCGCCGACGGATCGGCGAGCTTCTACGATACCGTCGGCCGGCTCGCCGACCGCACCGGGGCGCGGCACTATCCGATGCCGCTGCCGTTCCTGATGTCCTCGGAGGACGAGCGCAACAGGATGGGTCGGATCGAGCCGATCGCAAAGGTGAAGGCGATCGCGACCAGGGCCGACCTGCGGCTCGTCGGCATCGGCCAGATGGACCAAAAGGCGCAGGTTCACGTCGACGGTTTCGTCACCCGCGATGAACTGTTCGAAATGATGCGGCTCGGTGCCATCGGCGAGATCACCGGCTGGGCCTATGATGCCAGGGGCCGCCTGCTCAAAGGCGGCACCAACAAGCGCCTCACCAGCATCCCGCCCGAGGTGCCGGTCAAGACCACGACGATCGGGGCGGCGGTCGGCGCGGCCAAAGTGCCGGCGATCGCGGCGGCGCTGAACGGCCGCCTGATCAACGGCTTGATCACCGACGAAGCGACCGCGCGCGCGATCCTTGAGCGGTAG
- a CDS encoding HAD family hydrolase, which translates to MQNGRPKPDLIIFDCDGVLVDSELLSCRCLSEVMSEFGIALSAEQALELFLGRSTKAIEQHYRDLGRVVPDGFLPRFKSRVLSTLAGALQPIPGIGAVVSELNRPFCVASSSDIDRVSLSLDVTGLRPHFGDRLYTAQMVRYGKPAPDLFLYAAEKMRIDPVRALVIEDSVSGVQAAKAAGMTVWGFVGGSHYRGRDGRAILTAAGADRVFAQMTDFWKDS; encoded by the coding sequence ATGCAGAACGGCCGCCCAAAGCCTGATCTGATCATCTTCGACTGCGACGGCGTGCTCGTCGACAGCGAGCTCTTGAGCTGCCGCTGCCTCTCCGAGGTGATGTCCGAATTCGGCATTGCGCTGAGCGCGGAGCAGGCGCTCGAGCTGTTCCTCGGGCGCAGCACGAAGGCGATCGAGCAACATTATCGCGACCTTGGTCGGGTCGTGCCGGATGGCTTCCTGCCTCGCTTCAAGTCCAGGGTGCTGAGCACCTTAGCAGGTGCATTGCAGCCGATCCCTGGGATCGGCGCGGTGGTATCGGAGTTGAACAGGCCGTTTTGCGTCGCCTCGTCGAGCGACATCGACCGCGTCTCGCTCTCCCTCGATGTCACCGGGCTCAGGCCGCATTTCGGCGACCGGCTCTACACGGCGCAGATGGTCAGGTACGGCAAGCCGGCGCCCGACCTGTTCCTCTATGCCGCTGAGAAGATGCGCATCGATCCGGTGCGGGCGCTGGTGATCGAAGACAGCGTCAGCGGCGTGCAGGCGGCAAAGGCCGCTGGCATGACCGTCTGGGGATTTGTCGGCGGTAGCCATTATCGCGGCCGCGACGGCCGCGCTATATTGACCGCCGCCGGAGCCGATCGGGTCTTCGCGCAGATGACCGATTTCTGGAAGGACTCGTGA
- the mmsB gene encoding multiple monosaccharide ABC transporter permease — MTDKTVSLPEERRHTGFIKNNLRNYGMLISLIAIMLFFQIVTGGTLLQPLNLTNLVLQNSYIVIMALGMLLVIVTGHIDLSVGSVAGFVGAVAALLMVTYKVDYTVAFIACLIVGAAIGAAQGYWVAYFGIPSFIVTLAGMLVFKGLALAVLQGQSLGPFPPTFQKLSSGFIPEFLPEAGTLHPTSLLIGAVLALGLVYASAKSRSREQSHGIEVEPYAFFLGKSVVLACAVLYFTYLIATYRGLPNVLVIMSALIALYGFVTRRTVVGRQIYAVGGNAKAAKLSGIKTERLTFFTFVNMGVLAALAGLVFAARLNTATPKAGLGFELDVIAACFIGGASAYGGVGRVGGAVVGAMIMGVMNNGMSILGIGIDYQQVIKGLVLLGAVCIDVYNQRR, encoded by the coding sequence ATGACCGACAAGACGGTTTCGCTGCCTGAGGAGCGCCGGCATACGGGCTTCATCAAGAACAATTTGCGCAACTACGGCATGCTGATCTCGCTGATCGCGATCATGCTGTTCTTCCAGATCGTGACCGGCGGCACGCTGCTCCAGCCGCTCAACCTCACCAATCTGGTGCTGCAGAACAGCTACATCGTCATCATGGCGCTGGGCATGCTGCTCGTCATCGTCACCGGCCATATCGATCTCTCGGTCGGCTCGGTCGCGGGGTTCGTCGGCGCCGTGGCCGCGCTGCTCATGGTAACGTACAAGGTCGACTACACGGTTGCCTTCATTGCCTGCCTCATCGTCGGCGCGGCCATCGGTGCGGCGCAGGGCTACTGGGTCGCCTATTTCGGCATTCCGTCCTTCATCGTGACGCTCGCCGGCATGCTCGTGTTCAAGGGCCTCGCGCTGGCAGTGTTGCAGGGCCAGTCGCTCGGGCCGTTCCCGCCGACCTTCCAGAAACTGTCGTCCGGCTTCATTCCGGAGTTCTTGCCTGAAGCCGGAACACTGCATCCGACCTCGCTGCTGATCGGTGCCGTGCTGGCGCTCGGGCTGGTCTATGCCAGCGCCAAGAGCCGCTCGCGCGAGCAGTCGCACGGCATCGAGGTCGAGCCTTACGCGTTCTTCCTGGGGAAAAGCGTCGTCTTGGCCTGCGCGGTGCTTTATTTCACCTATTTGATCGCGACCTATCGGGGCCTGCCGAACGTGCTGGTGATCATGAGCGCCTTGATCGCGCTCTATGGCTTCGTCACGCGTCGTACCGTGGTCGGCCGCCAGATCTACGCGGTCGGCGGCAACGCCAAGGCCGCAAAGCTGTCGGGCATCAAGACCGAGCGGCTGACCTTCTTCACCTTCGTCAACATGGGCGTGCTGGCAGCCCTTGCCGGCCTCGTCTTCGCCGCGCGACTCAACACCGCAACGCCGAAGGCGGGCCTTGGCTTCGAGCTCGACGTCATCGCCGCCTGCTTCATCGGCGGTGCCTCGGCCTATGGCGGCGTGGGCCGCGTCGGCGGTGCGGTGGTCGGCGCCATGATCATGGGCGTGATGAACAACGGCATGTCCATCCTCGGCATCGGCATCGACTACCAGCAGGTCATCAAGGGCCTGGTTCTACTCGGTGCGGTCTGCATCGACGTGTACAATCAGCGGCGGTGA
- a CDS encoding carbohydrate ABC transporter permease: MARMATTRRVAVSTAGAWLAGFLIFFPILWMMLASFKTELEAFAIPPSFLFFHWTLENYATVQERSDYIHHAMNSIIIAGGSTLIALLIAIPAAWSMAFSPTKRTKDILLWMLSTKMMPPVGVLVPIYLIFRSVGLLDSRIGLVFILCLGNLPIVIWMLFTYFKEIPRDILEAARMDGATVGRELVYVLTPMAIPGLASTLLLNLILAWNEAFWTLNLSTSEAAPLTVFIASYSSPEGLFWAKLSAASTLAIAPILVLGWFSQKQLVRGLTFGAVK; encoded by the coding sequence ATGGCGCGCATGGCAACGACACGGCGGGTGGCGGTATCGACGGCAGGAGCCTGGCTGGCTGGCTTTCTCATCTTCTTCCCGATCCTCTGGATGATGCTGGCGAGCTTCAAGACCGAGCTCGAGGCCTTCGCCATTCCGCCCTCGTTCCTGTTCTTCCACTGGACACTGGAAAACTACGCGACCGTGCAGGAGCGCAGCGACTACATCCACCACGCGATGAACTCGATCATCATCGCCGGCGGCTCGACGCTGATTGCGCTCCTGATCGCCATCCCCGCGGCCTGGTCGATGGCGTTCTCGCCGACCAAGCGCACCAAAGACATCCTGCTCTGGATGCTCTCGACCAAGATGATGCCGCCGGTCGGTGTGCTCGTGCCGATCTACCTGATCTTCAGGTCCGTCGGCCTGCTCGATTCCCGCATCGGTCTCGTCTTCATCCTGTGCCTCGGCAATCTGCCGATCGTGATCTGGATGCTCTTCACCTATTTCAAGGAGATTCCGCGCGACATCCTGGAAGCGGCGCGGATGGACGGCGCCACCGTCGGCCGCGAGCTCGTCTATGTGCTGACGCCGATGGCGATTCCGGGTCTGGCGTCGACCTTGCTGCTCAACCTCATCCTTGCCTGGAATGAGGCGTTCTGGACGCTCAATCTGTCTACTTCGGAGGCTGCACCGCTCACCGTCTTCATCGCCTCCTATTCGAGTCCGGAAGGGCTCTTCTGGGCAAAATTGTCGGCGGCATCCACGCTGGCGATCGCGCCCATTCTCGTCCTCGGTTGGTTCAGCCAGAAGCAGCTCGTCCGCGGGCTCACCTTTGGCGCGGTCAAGTAA
- a CDS encoding Crp/Fnr family transcriptional regulator has translation MTIHRTGFGNRLLAALPPEDLALLAPHFQKVSFEPDAVLVRSGDELDPVYFPHSGAIAFMLDMPDGQTVATTLMGREGALASFSVLGPSLSSVTATARLAGTASLISAAKFRAAYARSAAIRHVVQVHARALLLQLQHVAACNALHRVDGRMARWLLQLHDRVPDDLLPVTQEALAQLLGVRRTTVTLTMSKLRAAGAIPSDRRGSVEIHRARLERVACECYGLMQRNIDRMYCQELSAPQPAFAPFRESSIVAFDEAGAESRAASRERK, from the coding sequence GTGACCATTCACCGCACCGGCTTTGGGAATCGGCTTCTGGCGGCCTTGCCGCCCGAGGATTTGGCCTTGCTCGCGCCCCACTTCCAGAAGGTCTCGTTCGAACCCGATGCCGTCCTGGTGCGGTCGGGCGATGAACTCGACCCGGTTTATTTCCCCCATAGCGGCGCGATCGCCTTCATGCTCGATATGCCGGACGGGCAAACGGTGGCAACCACGTTGATGGGACGGGAAGGCGCTTTGGCCTCGTTCTCCGTGCTCGGTCCGTCGCTTTCATCCGTCACGGCGACTGCTCGCTTGGCCGGCACGGCATCGCTGATTTCAGCGGCGAAGTTCCGGGCTGCCTACGCGCGGAGCGCGGCCATCAGGCATGTCGTGCAGGTCCACGCCCGCGCACTGTTGTTACAGCTCCAGCACGTGGCCGCCTGCAACGCGCTGCATCGGGTGGATGGCCGCATGGCGCGGTGGCTTCTGCAACTGCATGACCGCGTTCCCGATGATCTTCTTCCCGTGACGCAGGAGGCACTTGCGCAATTGCTTGGGGTGCGGCGGACGACCGTGACTCTGACGATGAGCAAGCTTCGCGCGGCGGGCGCCATCCCGTCCGACCGGCGCGGCTCCGTAGAGATCCACCGAGCGCGGCTGGAGAGGGTCGCGTGCGAATGCTATGGGCTCATGCAGCGCAACATCGATCGGATGTATTGTCAGGAATTGTCGGCGCCGCAACCTGCCTTTGCGCCATTCCGGGAAAGCTCCATTGTCGCCTTCGACGAAGCGGGTGCCGAATCCAGAGCCGCTTCGCGAGAGCGAAAATGA
- a CDS encoding sugar ABC transporter permease, with the protein MATKQTQYLARSLLTPAVGLLFIWMIVPLALTLYFSTLHYSLLDPGSEVFVGLENFRYFLTDPAFIASLENTLVLVGSVLALTILLGIPLAILLDQPVVGRNIVRLMVIAPFFVMPTVSALVWKNLLMHPVSGLFAWITTRFGLTPVDWFNDVPMFAIILIVAWQWLPFATLILLTALQSLDEEQKEAAEMDGASALSTFIYITLPHLARPITVVILIETIFLLTVFAEIFVTTGGGPGLQTTNIAFLIYSQALIQFDVGSASAGGLVAVVIANIVAFFLVRIVGRNLEA; encoded by the coding sequence ATGGCAACCAAGCAAACGCAATATCTTGCGCGGTCGCTGCTGACCCCGGCCGTCGGGCTGCTGTTCATCTGGATGATCGTTCCGCTGGCGCTGACTCTCTATTTCTCGACGCTGCACTACAGCCTGCTCGATCCCGGCTCCGAAGTGTTCGTGGGCCTGGAGAACTTCCGCTATTTCCTCACCGATCCCGCGTTTATCGCCTCGCTCGAGAACACGCTGGTGTTGGTCGGCTCGGTGCTTGCGCTGACCATTTTGCTTGGCATTCCCCTGGCGATTCTGCTCGATCAGCCGGTGGTCGGCCGCAACATCGTGCGGCTGATGGTGATCGCGCCGTTCTTCGTGATGCCAACGGTGAGCGCGCTGGTCTGGAAGAACCTGTTGATGCATCCGGTCTCCGGCCTGTTCGCCTGGATCACCACGCGCTTCGGTCTGACGCCGGTCGACTGGTTCAACGACGTGCCGATGTTCGCGATCATCCTGATCGTGGCCTGGCAATGGCTGCCCTTCGCGACCCTCATCCTTCTGACCGCACTGCAATCGCTCGACGAGGAGCAGAAGGAAGCCGCCGAGATGGACGGCGCCAGCGCGCTTTCGACCTTTATCTACATCACGCTGCCGCATCTCGCGCGCCCGATCACCGTGGTGATCCTGATCGAGACCATCTTCCTGCTCACGGTCTTTGCCGAGATCTTCGTGACAACCGGCGGCGGCCCGGGACTACAGACCACCAACATCGCCTTCCTGATCTATTCGCAGGCGCTGATCCAGTTCGACGTCGGCAGTGCATCGGCCGGCGGCCTGGTCGCGGTGGTGATCGCCAACATCGTCGCCTTCTTCCTCGTCCGCATCGTCGGCCGCAACCTGGAGGCTTGA
- a CDS encoding sugar ABC transporter substrate-binding protein translates to MKKVLGAVCGVSALLLSVPSMAETTLTIATVNNGDMIRMQGLTSEFTAKNPDINVKWVTLEENVLRQRVTTDIATKGGQFDILTIGTYEVPIWAKKSWLVPLANLGADYDVGDLLPKIKDAVSVDGKLYAAPFYGESSMVMYRTDLFEKAGLKMPESPTWDFVIDAAKKLTDKNAGVYGICLRGKAGWGENMAFLTAMSNSYGARWFDEKWEPQFNTPEWKNTLTTYVNLMKEAGPPGASSNGFNENLALFNAGKCAMWIDATVAASFVTNPKESTVADKVGFALAPNTGLGKNANWLWAWSLAIPAGSKKTDAAEKFIAWATSKDYTKLVASKEGWANVPPGTRTSLYQNPEYLKVAPFAKPTLASIDAADPNHPTVKPVPYVGVQYAAIPEFQGLGTQVGQQFSAALSGSTTVDAALSAAQSTTEREMKRAGYIK, encoded by the coding sequence GTGAAAAAGGTTCTAGGCGCCGTCTGCGGCGTGTCTGCACTGCTGCTGTCCGTTCCCTCGATGGCCGAAACGACCCTGACGATCGCCACCGTCAACAACGGTGACATGATCCGCATGCAGGGACTGACCAGCGAATTCACCGCGAAGAACCCCGACATCAACGTGAAGTGGGTGACGCTCGAGGAGAACGTGCTGCGCCAGCGCGTCACCACAGATATCGCCACCAAGGGCGGACAGTTCGATATTCTCACCATCGGCACCTATGAGGTGCCGATCTGGGCCAAGAAGAGCTGGCTGGTGCCACTCGCCAATCTCGGCGCCGATTACGACGTCGGCGACCTGCTGCCGAAGATCAAGGACGCGGTCTCCGTCGACGGCAAGCTCTATGCGGCGCCGTTCTACGGCGAGAGCTCGATGGTGATGTATCGCACCGATCTGTTCGAGAAGGCCGGCCTGAAGATGCCGGAAAGCCCGACCTGGGATTTCGTGATCGACGCGGCCAAGAAACTCACCGACAAGAATGCCGGCGTCTACGGCATCTGTCTGCGCGGCAAGGCCGGCTGGGGCGAGAACATGGCGTTCCTCACCGCCATGTCCAATTCCTACGGCGCGCGCTGGTTCGACGAGAAGTGGGAGCCGCAGTTCAACACGCCGGAATGGAAGAATACGCTCACGACCTATGTCAATCTGATGAAGGAAGCCGGCCCTCCGGGCGCGAGCTCGAACGGCTTCAACGAGAATCTGGCGCTGTTCAACGCCGGCAAGTGCGCAATGTGGATCGACGCGACGGTTGCGGCGTCCTTCGTCACCAATCCGAAGGAGTCGACGGTTGCCGACAAGGTCGGCTTTGCGCTGGCGCCCAATACCGGGCTTGGCAAGAATGCGAACTGGCTGTGGGCCTGGAGTCTGGCGATCCCGGCCGGCTCGAAGAAGACGGACGCCGCCGAGAAGTTCATCGCCTGGGCGACGAGCAAGGACTACACCAAGCTCGTGGCCTCGAAGGAGGGCTGGGCCAACGTGCCGCCGGGCACGCGGACCTCGCTCTACCAGAATCCCGAGTATCTGAAGGTCGCTCCTTTCGCCAAGCCGACGCTGGCCTCGATCGATGCGGCCGATCCGAACCACCCGACCGTGAAGCCGGTGCCCTATGTCGGCGTGCAATATGCAGCGATCCCCGAGTTCCAGGGCCTCGGCACGCAGGTGGGGCAGCAGTTCTCCGCTGCACTGTCGGGATCGACCACCGTCGATGCTGCGCTGTCGGCGGCGCAATCCACGACCGAGCGCGAGATGAAGCGCGCCGGCTATATCAAGTAA
- a CDS encoding ABC transporter ATP-binding protein, with amino-acid sequence MGQITLQGVQKAFGPVHIIKGADLDIADGSFVVFVGPSGCGKTTLLRLIAGLEDVTDGRILIDGKNVVAVPPAKRGLSMVFQSYALYPHMSVRGNIGFGLKMAGLPKDEINRKVEAAAATLNLTPYLDRKPRELSGGQRQRVAIGRAIVREPKGFLFDEPLSNLDAALRVQMRIEVTRLQKQLGTTAIYVTHDQVEAMTMADKIVVLNAGKIEQYGSPLELYEKPANLFVAGFIGSPKMNFVTGESALQRGAATIGVRPEHLKIERNGADGWPGTIAVAEHLGSDTFLYVDAGQLGMLTARYIGELSLHAGDRVSLVPDPARIHRFNEGGNAIRG; translated from the coding sequence ATGGGTCAGATCACACTTCAGGGCGTACAAAAAGCCTTCGGTCCGGTTCACATCATCAAGGGCGCCGACCTCGATATCGCGGACGGCTCCTTCGTGGTGTTCGTCGGCCCGTCCGGCTGCGGCAAGACCACGCTGCTGCGGCTGATCGCGGGTCTGGAAGACGTTACCGATGGACGCATCCTGATCGACGGCAAGAACGTCGTCGCCGTGCCGCCCGCCAAGCGCGGCCTGTCGATGGTGTTCCAGTCCTACGCCCTCTATCCGCATATGAGCGTGCGCGGCAATATCGGCTTCGGGTTGAAGATGGCCGGCCTGCCCAAGGACGAGATCAACCGCAAGGTCGAGGCGGCTGCCGCGACGCTCAATCTCACCCCCTATCTCGACCGCAAGCCACGCGAGCTCTCCGGCGGCCAGCGCCAGCGCGTCGCGATCGGGCGCGCGATCGTCCGCGAGCCCAAGGGTTTCCTGTTCGACGAGCCGCTGTCCAATCTCGACGCCGCGCTGCGCGTGCAGATGCGGATCGAGGTCACGCGGCTGCAGAAGCAGCTCGGCACCACCGCGATCTACGTGACCCACGACCAGGTCGAGGCCATGACCATGGCCGACAAGATCGTGGTGCTCAACGCCGGCAAGATCGAGCAATATGGCTCACCGCTCGAGCTCTATGAGAAGCCCGCCAACCTTTTCGTCGCCGGCTTCATCGGCTCGCCGAAAATGAACTTCGTCACGGGCGAGTCGGCTCTTCAGCGCGGTGCGGCGACGATCGGCGTGCGGCCCGAGCACCTCAAGATCGAGCGCAACGGCGCCGACGGCTGGCCGGGCACGATCGCGGTCGCCGAGCATCTTGGCAGCGACACTTTCCTTTATGTCGATGCCGGCCAGCTCGGCATGCTCACCGCGCGCTATATCGGCGAGCTGAGCCTGCACGCCGGCGACCGCGTGTCGCTGGTGCCGGACCCTGCGCGCATCCACCGCTTCAACGAGGGCGGCAACGCCATTCGGGGCTGA